Proteins encoded together in one Micromonospora kangleipakensis window:
- a CDS encoding e9imm peptide: MSDLAAKLTRDEAIALVERIMSGDYADDAEADGWLDQLERDLVCPDGSVSGLIFWTDPELTAAEVVDRALAYQPIQMRSTPWTQPPPST; the protein is encoded by the coding sequence GTGAGCGACCTGGCAGCGAAACTGACCCGAGACGAGGCGATTGCCCTCGTGGAGCGGATCATGAGCGGCGACTACGCGGACGACGCTGAGGCGGACGGGTGGCTGGACCAACTTGAGCGAGACCTCGTCTGCCCGGACGGCAGTGTCTCCGGCCTGATCTTCTGGACTGACCCCGAGTTGACGGCTGCTGAGGTGGTTGACCGAGCCTTGGCCTATCAGCCGATCCAGATGCGGTCCACGCCAT